The following are encoded in a window of Roseimaritima ulvae genomic DNA:
- the rpsH gene encoding 30S ribosomal protein S8 produces MMTDPIADMLTRIRNAVRVERRFVDIPASRVKRGVADVLKREGFIWDWKDVEAEPTGLLRIELKYGPNGERVIQTIKRVSKPGRRRYSGSRELKPVLGGLGIRIISTSRGVISDREARRDNVGGEVLAEVA; encoded by the coding sequence ATGATGACCGACCCAATCGCAGATATGTTGACTCGCATCCGCAACGCCGTTCGCGTCGAACGACGGTTCGTGGACATTCCCGCCAGCCGCGTCAAACGCGGCGTGGCCGATGTGTTGAAACGTGAAGGTTTCATCTGGGACTGGAAGGACGTCGAAGCTGAACCGACCGGCCTTCTGCGGATCGAACTGAAATACGGCCCCAACGGGGAACGTGTGATCCAAACCATTAAACGCGTCAGTAAACCCGGCCGTCGCCGTTACAGCGGCAGCCGCGAATTGAAGCCCGTCCTCGGCGGCCTGGGAATTCGCATCATCAGCACCAGCCGTGGCGTGATCAGCGACCGCGAAGCGCGTCGTGATAACGTCGGTGGCGAAGTTCTGGCGGAAGTGGCCTAA
- a CDS encoding type Z 30S ribosomal protein S14, translating to MASKSKVAKAKREPKFSTRRENRCNICGRPRSVYRKFGLCRICFRQMADKGLIPGVRKSSW from the coding sequence GTGGCCAGCAAATCAAAAGTCGCCAAGGCGAAACGAGAACCGAAGTTTTCCACTCGCCGTGAAAACCGTTGCAACATCTGTGGACGTCCGCGGTCGGTGTACCGCAAGTTCGGCCTGTGCCGAATTTGTTTCCGCCAGATGGCGGATAAAGGCTTGATTCCTGGCGTCCGTAAAAGCAGCTGGTAG
- the rplE gene encoding 50S ribosomal protein L5, translating into MASVPRLQQKYQEQVRAALQEKFNFSNVHQIPKMEKVTINMGVGSAVGDKKHLDIAYEALTEIAGQKPIFTLARTSISNFRLREGMPIGCMVTLRGARMYEFMDRLISVVLPRVRDFRGISPKAFDGRGNYSMGLVEQLVFPELNPDKYTRPQGMNITVVTSATTNDHGRELLRLLGMPFREMKTKGSAA; encoded by the coding sequence ATGGCATCTGTACCACGGTTACAACAGAAATATCAAGAGCAGGTTCGAGCTGCACTGCAAGAGAAGTTCAACTTCAGCAACGTGCACCAGATTCCCAAGATGGAGAAAGTCACCATCAACATGGGTGTGGGTTCGGCCGTTGGCGATAAGAAACATCTGGACATCGCTTACGAAGCGTTGACCGAGATCGCGGGTCAGAAGCCGATCTTTACGCTCGCTCGAACCTCGATCTCGAACTTCCGTTTGCGTGAAGGCATGCCGATTGGCTGCATGGTCACGCTGCGTGGAGCTCGGATGTACGAGTTCATGGATCGCCTGATTTCGGTGGTTCTGCCTCGTGTTCGCGACTTTCGCGGGATCAGTCCCAAGGCCTTTGATGGCCGTGGGAATTACAGCATGGGATTGGTGGAGCAGTTGGTGTTCCCCGAGCTCAATCCCGACAAATACACTCGTCCCCAAGGGATGAACATTACCGTCGTCACGTCGGCAACCACCAACGATCACGGCCGCGAGTTGTTGCGGCTGTTGGGAATGCCGTTCCGTGAAATGAAGACTAAAGGCTCCGCAGCGTAG
- the rplX gene encoding 50S ribosomal protein L24 yields the protein MLFRVDDQVVVITGADKGLKGKILKVDRQNNKVIIEGAARVYKHVKRSQKNPQGGRLSKEMPISASNVMLVDPQTGEPTRLGIRYLDDGSKERYAKKSNTGLGQISPANAKYAKQ from the coding sequence ATGTTGTTTCGCGTCGATGACCAAGTAGTCGTGATTACCGGAGCCGACAAGGGCTTGAAAGGCAAGATCTTGAAGGTCGATCGCCAAAACAATAAGGTGATCATCGAAGGCGCCGCGCGTGTTTACAAACACGTCAAACGCAGCCAGAAGAATCCGCAGGGCGGCCGTTTGAGCAAAGAGATGCCGATCAGCGCTTCCAACGTGATGTTGGTCGATCCGCAGACCGGCGAACCCACTCGCCTGGGCATCCGCTACCTGGATGATGGCAGCAAAGAACGGTACGCCAAGAAATCCAACACCGGCCTGGGCCAGATCAGCCCGGCCAACGCCAAATACGCCAAGCAGTAA
- the rplN gene encoding 50S ribosomal protein L14, with protein sequence MIQQETRLDVADNTGARQVMCIKVLGGSRRRFATIGDVIVCSVKSTIPGSEVKKKSIVRAVIVRVKQPTRRADGSYIRFDSNAVVLIDKDKTPRGTRIFGAVARELREQNFMKIVSLANEVV encoded by the coding sequence ATGATTCAGCAAGAAACACGACTGGACGTTGCCGACAACACCGGTGCCCGCCAAGTGATGTGCATCAAGGTGCTCGGTGGCAGCCGCCGCCGCTTCGCCACCATCGGCGATGTCATTGTTTGCAGCGTCAAAAGCACGATCCCAGGCAGCGAAGTCAAGAAGAAGTCGATCGTTCGCGCCGTGATCGTCCGCGTCAAGCAGCCCACGCGGCGAGCCGATGGCAGCTACATCCGCTTCGACAGCAACGCCGTGGTCTTGATTGACAAAGACAAAACGCCTCGCGGCACCCGTATCTTTGGTGCGGTGGCTCGTGAGTTGCGTGAACAGAACTTTATGAAGATCGTCAGCCTGGCCAACGAAGTCGTCTAA
- the rpsQ gene encoding 30S ribosomal protein S17, translating into MPKRVVTGIVTSDKMSKTRRVEIDRRVKHPKYGKYVKKRTVCYAHDDENASAVGDLVELIESPPLSKLKRWQLTRVIEKSTAVDLAALRAARKSAAEAEAIEAAHIGDEAAAESETQE; encoded by the coding sequence ATGCCAAAGCGCGTTGTAACCGGGATCGTCACCAGCGACAAAATGAGCAAGACGCGGCGTGTCGAAATCGACCGTCGGGTCAAGCACCCCAAATACGGTAAATACGTCAAGAAACGCACGGTGTGTTATGCACACGACGACGAGAACGCCTCGGCCGTGGGTGACCTGGTGGAGCTGATCGAATCACCGCCGTTGAGCAAACTAAAGCGTTGGCAGCTGACTCGCGTGATCGAAAAGAGCACCGCGGTCGACCTCGCCGCCTTGCGTGCCGCTCGTAAGAGCGCCGCCGAGGCCGAAGCGATCGAAGCCGCACACATCGGCGACGAAGCTGCCGCGGAAAGCGAAACGCAAGAGTAG
- the rpmC gene encoding 50S ribosomal protein L29: MTKAAELREMSDEQLELTCKETAEKLFRLRFQSQSERLDVPSELKKNRRLIARIKTIQTERAQG, encoded by the coding sequence ATGACCAAAGCCGCTGAACTTCGCGAAATGAGCGATGAACAGTTGGAACTTACCTGTAAAGAAACGGCTGAAAAGCTGTTTCGCCTACGGTTCCAGTCCCAATCCGAACGGCTGGATGTGCCCAGCGAACTGAAGAAGAATCGGCGTTTGATCGCCCGCATCAAGACGATTCAGACCGAGCGTGCTCAGGGCTAA
- the rplP gene encoding 50S ribosomal protein L16: MALMPRRVKHRKSQRGRIKGNATRGNRVVFGDYGIQSLEPGWIKAATIEAGRIAAQQYVRGEGKLYIRIFPDKSVSSTPLETRMGKGKGEPDFWAASVKPGTILYELSGVTEQQAKVCFARLASKMPVKVRFVSRRPA; this comes from the coding sequence ATGGCGCTGATGCCGCGACGGGTCAAGCATCGAAAAAGCCAAAGAGGACGTATAAAAGGTAACGCGACGCGTGGTAATCGCGTGGTCTTTGGCGACTACGGTATCCAGTCCCTGGAACCTGGTTGGATCAAGGCCGCAACGATTGAAGCGGGTCGTATCGCTGCCCAGCAATACGTTCGTGGTGAAGGCAAATTGTACATTCGCATCTTCCCTGACAAATCCGTTTCCAGCACCCCGCTGGAAACCCGGATGGGTAAGGGTAAAGGTGAGCCCGATTTCTGGGCGGCCTCGGTGAAACCGGGCACGATCCTGTACGAATTGAGCGGTGTGACCGAACAACAAGCCAAAGTGTGTTTTGCACGTTTGGCCAGCAAGATGCCTGTGAAGGTCCGGTTCGTCAGTCGACGACCCGCCTAA
- the rpsC gene encoding 30S ribosomal protein S3, protein MGQKVNPIAFRTGVTRGWSSRWYASKKDFPELLLEDKKVRDFIKKHPKKTQYRNAGIDRIEIERTRDEVRVILYVARPGLIIGKKGQEVEILQGELQNLIGRRVNLKVEEVGRPELMAQLVAEDIAQQLAKRSSFRRTMKRSMEQTMDAGAKGIKIQLAGRLGGAEMARREKQSSGSIPLSTLNAKIDYGFTEAMTPQGHIGIQVWVNQGTYGDDADGADAATGQASKKPKRTYKR, encoded by the coding sequence ATGGGACAAAAAGTCAATCCAATCGCATTCCGCACGGGTGTCACTCGTGGATGGTCCAGTCGTTGGTATGCGTCCAAGAAAGACTTTCCTGAGCTGCTGTTAGAAGACAAGAAGGTTCGCGACTTTATCAAGAAGCACCCCAAGAAGACCCAATACCGCAACGCCGGTATCGACCGCATCGAGATCGAACGGACCCGCGACGAAGTTCGCGTGATCCTGTACGTCGCTCGCCCCGGTCTGATCATCGGCAAAAAGGGTCAGGAAGTCGAAATCCTGCAGGGTGAACTACAAAACCTGATCGGCCGCCGCGTCAACCTAAAGGTTGAAGAAGTGGGGCGGCCCGAGTTGATGGCACAGTTGGTGGCCGAGGATATCGCCCAGCAGCTTGCCAAACGTTCCAGCTTTCGTCGCACGATGAAGCGGTCGATGGAACAGACCATGGATGCCGGTGCCAAAGGGATCAAGATCCAGTTGGCCGGACGATTGGGTGGTGCTGAAATGGCACGCCGAGAGAAACAGAGCAGCGGATCGATCCCGCTGAGCACGTTAAACGCAAAAATTGATTACGGATTCACCGAAGCGATGACGCCACAGGGGCACATCGGTATTCAAGTGTGGGTCAACCAAGGTACTTACGGAGACGACGCCGATGGCGCTGATGCCGCGACGGGTCAAGCATCGAAAAAGCCAAAGAGGACGTATAAAAGGTAA
- the rplV gene encoding 50S ribosomal protein L22 produces MTTITAHHKNARMSARKVRLVADMVRGKYADDALNILQYQPQRGARMLEKVIKSAVGNAADPDQNNGKSFRIEELVLTDVRIDGGPMFKRIRPRARGMAFMIKKRTSHITVGLTPIDELE; encoded by the coding sequence ATGACGACCATCACCGCCCATCACAAAAACGCCCGCATGAGCGCCCGCAAGGTGCGTTTGGTTGCCGATATGGTACGCGGCAAATACGCCGACGATGCACTCAACATCCTGCAATACCAGCCTCAGCGTGGGGCTCGGATGCTGGAGAAGGTCATCAAGAGTGCGGTGGGCAACGCCGCCGACCCGGATCAGAACAACGGCAAATCGTTCCGCATCGAAGAACTGGTGCTGACCGACGTCCGCATCGACGGCGGGCCGATGTTCAAACGCATTCGTCCCCGTGCCCGTGGGATGGCGTTCATGATCAAAAAACGAACCAGTCACATCACCGTCGGCCTGACGCCGATCGATGAGCTGGAATAA
- the rpsS gene encoding 30S ribosomal protein S19, whose amino-acid sequence MSRSSKKGPHVDPKLYYKVQKQAETGKAEPIKTWARSCTIVPEFVSVTFMVHDGRKHVKVLVTEDMVGHKLGEFAPTRTFKGHGGKGNKR is encoded by the coding sequence ATGAGTCGCAGCTCGAAAAAAGGTCCGCACGTCGACCCCAAGCTGTATTACAAGGTTCAGAAGCAAGCCGAAACCGGCAAAGCGGAACCGATTAAAACATGGGCTCGATCCTGCACGATTGTACCTGAGTTTGTGAGCGTAACCTTCATGGTTCACGATGGCCGCAAGCACGTCAAAGTGCTGGTCACCGAAGACATGGTGGGTCACAAGCTGGGTGAGTTTGCACCGACGCGGACCTTTAAAGGTCACGGCGGCAAAGGCAACAAGCGTTAA
- the rplB gene encoding 50S ribosomal protein L2 — MGIRIYKPTTNGRRNASVSDFADLTPGAKPERSLLVPKKKTGGRNNQGKITARHRGGGHKQKYRIIDFRRTKDGVPARVDSVQYDPNRSARIALLHYADGDKRYVIAPATLKAGDQVMNGPEAPAKVGDCMPLKNIPVGTTVCCIELRPGGGASMCRSAGTEALLMAREADWAQLSLPSGEVRRVPAVCRATVGQVGNTDHSKVRLGKAGRARWLGRRPHVRGTAMNPIDHPHGGGEGRTKGGRHPVSPQGKSAKGGATRQKRKPSNTSIVRRRKSRRYGQLKLHK, encoded by the coding sequence ATGGGCATTCGAATCTACAAACCGACCACCAACGGACGACGCAACGCGTCGGTCAGCGACTTCGCCGACCTGACGCCGGGTGCGAAACCCGAGCGTAGTCTGCTGGTCCCCAAGAAGAAGACCGGTGGCCGGAACAACCAAGGCAAGATCACCGCACGCCATCGCGGTGGTGGCCACAAGCAAAAATACCGAATCATCGATTTCCGTCGTACCAAAGACGGCGTCCCCGCTCGCGTGGACTCCGTGCAGTACGACCCCAACCGATCCGCACGCATCGCCCTGCTGCACTATGCCGATGGCGATAAGCGTTACGTGATCGCTCCGGCAACCCTGAAGGCCGGCGACCAGGTGATGAACGGCCCCGAGGCTCCGGCCAAGGTGGGCGATTGCATGCCGCTGAAAAACATTCCCGTCGGCACCACCGTGTGCTGCATCGAACTGCGTCCCGGTGGCGGGGCTTCGATGTGCCGCTCGGCTGGAACCGAAGCGTTATTGATGGCTCGCGAAGCCGATTGGGCTCAGTTGTCGCTGCCCAGCGGTGAAGTTCGCCGTGTACCGGCCGTGTGCCGAGCCACGGTTGGCCAGGTCGGCAACACCGATCACAGCAAGGTGCGGTTGGGTAAAGCCGGTCGAGCTCGTTGGTTGGGCCGTCGTCCTCACGTTCGTGGTACCGCGATGAACCCCATCGACCACCCGCACGGTGGTGGTGAAGGTCGAACCAAGGGCGGTCGTCACCCGGTCAGCCCGCAGGGCAAGAGCGCCAAGGGTGGAGCCACGCGACAGAAGCGTAAACCGAGCAACACCTCGATCGTTCGCCGGCGTAAGAGCCGTCGCTACGGTCAGCTGAAACTGCACAAATAA
- the rplW gene encoding 50S ribosomal protein L23: MSRIQPPAAPEGGLKLEPHQVLLRPLVTEKGVHRAARNNQYAFEIHRQATKIDVKQAVETLFDVKVAKVRTQTRKGKARRFKFRIGRTGDWKKAIVTLDGEHRIDFF; encoded by the coding sequence ATGAGCCGCATTCAACCCCCTGCAGCACCGGAAGGTGGATTGAAGCTGGAACCGCATCAGGTTCTGTTGCGTCCGCTGGTTACCGAAAAGGGCGTGCATCGCGCCGCTCGCAACAACCAGTACGCTTTCGAAATCCACCGTCAAGCGACCAAGATCGACGTCAAGCAAGCGGTCGAGACCCTGTTCGACGTCAAAGTTGCCAAAGTTCGCACCCAAACCCGCAAGGGCAAGGCGCGGCGGTTTAAATTCCGCATCGGACGCACCGGCGATTGGAAGAAAGCGATTGTGACCCTCGATGGAGAGCATCGTATCGATTTCTTCTAG
- the rplD gene encoding 50S ribosomal protein L4 produces the protein MTTLTIYDASGENVGSYDIDPAAIAPKISKQLLHDVVVMYQANLRQGSHNTRTRGEVSGSTKKMYRQKGTGNARAGSKRTNVRRGGGVARTIKPRDYSYRLPKKAIRLATRMAIASKISDGQVVVIDKLEFSEPKTKQMASVLKALGLDNTTTLVATADLDGGVYKSARNISGVSVAPVRELNALSVLKPRRLLVTRDALDKIKDGTFASAAPADEGQGAES, from the coding sequence ATGACCACCCTCACGATTTACGACGCCAGCGGCGAAAATGTCGGCTCGTACGACATCGACCCCGCTGCTATCGCGCCGAAAATCAGCAAGCAGTTGCTGCACGACGTTGTGGTGATGTACCAAGCCAACCTTCGCCAAGGCTCGCACAACACGCGAACCCGCGGCGAAGTCAGCGGAAGTACCAAGAAGATGTATCGCCAAAAAGGTACGGGCAACGCTCGTGCCGGCAGCAAGCGAACCAACGTTCGCCGCGGTGGCGGTGTGGCTCGTACGATCAAGCCTCGCGACTACAGCTACCGCCTGCCCAAGAAGGCCATCCGCTTGGCCACTCGGATGGCGATCGCCAGCAAGATCAGCGACGGCCAGGTGGTCGTGATCGACAAGCTGGAATTTAGCGAACCCAAAACCAAACAAATGGCTTCGGTGCTGAAAGCACTGGGGCTGGATAACACCACCACACTGGTCGCGACGGCCGACCTCGATGGCGGCGTCTACAAGAGCGCTCGCAACATCAGCGGCGTCAGCGTCGCACCGGTCCGCGAGCTGAACGCTCTGTCGGTACTGAAGCCGCGTCGGTTGCTGGTGACCCGCGATGCACTAGACAAAATCAAAGACGGTACGTTCGCCTCGGCAGCCCCTGCCGACGAAGGTCAAGGAGCTGAATCATGA
- the rplC gene encoding 50S ribosomal protein L3, whose translation MTQVYLEDGTVVPVTVIQAGPCHVLQVRTQERDGYTAVQLGFEDKPRRLASRSERGHVAKLDSKRQKARAGVEAVAKADCEPQRFVREFRGDVTEEVGAQVTVKTFDGIAAVDVTATSKGRGFAGVMKRHNFQGQRASHGVKKVHRHAGGTGCSASPSRVFKGRKMAGQYGNTQVTTRNLKVVRIDEENNLLLVRGAVPGPNGGYVSVRETNRL comes from the coding sequence ATGACACAGGTCTATTTGGAAGACGGTACGGTTGTACCGGTGACGGTCATTCAGGCGGGCCCCTGCCATGTGCTGCAGGTGCGTACCCAGGAGCGAGACGGTTACACCGCAGTCCAATTGGGCTTTGAAGACAAACCACGCCGCTTGGCCAGCCGCAGCGAACGCGGTCATGTCGCCAAGTTAGACAGCAAGCGCCAGAAAGCCCGTGCCGGCGTCGAAGCGGTTGCCAAAGCCGACTGCGAGCCGCAACGCTTTGTCCGCGAATTCCGCGGCGACGTGACCGAAGAAGTTGGTGCTCAAGTAACCGTCAAAACGTTCGACGGCATCGCCGCGGTCGACGTCACGGCCACCAGCAAAGGTCGCGGATTCGCCGGGGTCATGAAACGACACAATTTCCAAGGGCAACGTGCCTCGCACGGTGTCAAGAAAGTGCACCGTCACGCTGGGGGTACTGGCTGCAGTGCATCGCCCAGTCGTGTGTTCAAAGGCCGCAAGATGGCCGGACAATACGGCAACACTCAGGTCACCACGCGTAACCTGAAGGTCGTGCGAATTGACGAAGAAAACAATTTGTTGCTAGTGCGTGGAGCGGTTCCAGGCCCCAATGGTGGTTATGTCTCCGTCCGGGAAACCAACCGCCTGTAG
- the rpsJ gene encoding 30S ribosomal protein S10, producing the protein MAAGSHEVIRIRMEAYDHSILDQSAQDIVETVKRTHSEVHGPIPLPTRVEKYTVLSGPFVDKKARQQFEIRTHKRLIDIVAATAKTIEALNKLSLPAGVDIKIKASAR; encoded by the coding sequence GTGGCGGCAGGGTCGCACGAAGTCATTCGCATCCGCATGGAAGCGTACGACCACTCGATCTTAGATCAGAGTGCGCAGGATATTGTGGAAACGGTCAAGCGAACCCATAGCGAGGTTCATGGCCCCATCCCGCTACCTACGCGAGTCGAAAAGTACACGGTGCTGTCAGGTCCCTTCGTTGACAAGAAGGCTCGCCAGCAGTTTGAGATCCGGACGCACAAGCGCCTGATCGATATTGTCGCGGCGACCGCCAAGACCATTGAAGCCCTGAATAAATTAAGCCTGCCCGCCGGCGTTGATATCAAAATCAAAGCCTCGGCCAGATAA
- a CDS encoding ZIP family metal transporter: MFSESGLPIVVLVVYCIAVVVASLAGGGITQRLQITHNGMQHIISLVGGVMLGTAVFHLLPHALHDIGRTVQLDNVMLAVMAGIVVMFAMLRLFHHHHHGEEQVFQQPAEDGSKHEHGHDHAHSHVHEHGHAHEHDHTHGREHGRRAGRYSWLGVLAGLTIHTLIDGVTLAAAVRMDAGHPGRTSLLFGFGAFLAVFLHKPLDAISVTSMMAAGGKSVRARRVANLVFALACPLGAGLCYAGLSVGGGATVAYLLAFSAGVFLCIALSDLLPEMEFHSHDRFSLSAMLMLGLLAAWMLRFLEGDLHP, encoded by the coding sequence ATGTTTTCTGAGTCCGGCCTGCCAATTGTTGTTCTGGTGGTCTATTGCATCGCCGTCGTCGTCGCCTCCCTAGCCGGTGGCGGGATCACGCAGCGCCTGCAGATCACTCACAACGGGATGCAGCACATCATCAGCCTGGTGGGCGGCGTGATGCTGGGCACCGCCGTGTTTCATCTGCTGCCCCACGCCCTGCACGATATCGGCCGAACGGTTCAGCTGGACAACGTGATGCTGGCCGTGATGGCCGGGATCGTCGTCATGTTCGCCATGCTGCGGCTGTTCCATCATCACCACCACGGCGAAGAGCAGGTGTTCCAGCAGCCCGCCGAGGACGGGAGCAAGCACGAGCACGGGCATGATCACGCGCACAGTCACGTACATGAACATGGGCACGCGCATGAACATGATCACACGCACGGACGTGAACACGGCCGCCGAGCCGGCAGGTACAGTTGGTTAGGCGTGTTGGCGGGGCTGACCATTCACACCCTGATCGATGGGGTGACGTTGGCGGCAGCCGTGCGGATGGATGCCGGGCACCCGGGCCGTACCAGTCTGCTGTTTGGCTTTGGCGCTTTCCTGGCGGTGTTTTTGCATAAGCCCTTGGATGCGATTTCGGTGACTTCGATGATGGCCGCCGGCGGCAAATCGGTGCGAGCTCGGCGGGTGGCCAATCTGGTGTTTGCCCTGGCCTGCCCGCTGGGCGCCGGATTGTGTTACGCCGGGTTGAGCGTCGGCGGCGGGGCCACGGTGGCGTATCTGCTGGCTTTTTCGGCAGGTGTGTTTTTGTGCATCGCGCTCAGTGACCTGCTGCCAGAAATGGAATTCCACTCGCACGACCGCTTCTCGCTGTCCGCGATGCTGATGTTGGGACTGCTAGCCGCTTGGATGCTGCGTTTCCTCGAAGGTGATCTGCACCCCTGA
- a CDS encoding ThuA domain-containing protein, translating into MKIIASLAPALLLVGWLFSSPTPLAAADAEPYTPLVYEGGEGIGKGKHIVLIANDHEYRSEQTCPLLAKVLAKRYGFRCTVLFGLDDDGAIKPGAKNTPGMKALRDADLLFFFTRFMNLPDQQADALVDYFERGGPVVGVRTSTHCFNGQQGKWAKLNYNYSGDDYRGGLGEQVFGNTWHKQRGQSHYGQNHVMGSRITPVSSATDHPILRGIDSIHAYSGAYKSQPPADATPLLEVQVLNTLAPSDDIRSESPVVNAGWTRDSYVAPSGDKKQARVVYTSFGASEDLQDEAARRFLVNACLWAAGMEDQITPDLDVRIVGDYAPTPYTNGAFFYEGVKPSQLSGWDSRIMPADAPVAGMDDPKSAAKRKRILANRPEMRARLESPAP; encoded by the coding sequence ATGAAAATCATTGCTTCGCTTGCACCTGCTCTGTTGTTGGTTGGCTGGCTGTTTTCTAGCCCAACGCCGTTGGCTGCCGCCGATGCCGAGCCTTACACGCCGCTGGTCTATGAGGGCGGCGAAGGCATCGGCAAGGGCAAACATATCGTGCTGATCGCCAACGATCACGAATACCGCTCGGAGCAAACCTGTCCGCTGTTGGCCAAGGTTCTGGCCAAACGCTACGGCTTTCGCTGTACCGTCTTGTTTGGGCTCGACGACGACGGAGCCATCAAGCCGGGCGCGAAAAACACCCCTGGCATGAAAGCTCTCCGCGACGCAGACCTGCTGTTCTTCTTCACGCGGTTTATGAATCTGCCCGACCAACAAGCCGATGCGTTGGTGGACTATTTCGAACGCGGCGGCCCGGTCGTCGGCGTCCGCACCTCCACCCACTGCTTCAACGGCCAACAAGGCAAATGGGCCAAGCTGAACTACAACTACAGTGGCGATGATTATCGCGGCGGCTTGGGCGAGCAGGTGTTTGGCAACACTTGGCACAAGCAGCGCGGGCAGAGCCACTACGGGCAGAACCATGTGATGGGCAGTCGCATCACGCCGGTCAGCTCGGCCACCGATCACCCCATCCTCCGCGGCATCGATTCGATCCACGCCTACTCGGGTGCCTACAAATCTCAGCCGCCCGCCGACGCCACCCCGCTGCTGGAAGTGCAGGTGCTCAATACGCTGGCTCCCAGCGATGATATTCGCAGCGAGTCGCCGGTCGTCAATGCCGGCTGGACCCGCGACAGCTACGTGGCTCCCTCGGGCGACAAGAAGCAAGCTCGCGTGGTTTACACCTCCTTTGGTGCTTCGGAAGACCTGCAGGACGAAGCCGCGCGGCGGTTCCTGGTCAACGCTTGCCTGTGGGCCGCGGGCATGGAAGACCAAATCACGCCTGACCTGGACGTTCGCATCGTCGGTGACTACGCCCCCACACCGTACACCAATGGAGCGTTTTTCTATGAAGGAGTCAAACCGTCGCAGCTGAGCGGATGGGACAGCCGGATCATGCCCGCCGATGCGCCGGTGGCCGGCATGGATGACCCCAAGTCCGCCGCCAAACGCAAACGCATCCTGGCCAACCGCCCCGAGATGCGAGCCCGCTTGGAATCGCCCGCACCGTAA